Proteins encoded by one window of Pseudomonas sp. LS44:
- the gatA gene encoding Asp-tRNA(Asn)/Glu-tRNA(Gln) amidotransferase subunit GatA produces MHHLTLAEIARGLAAKQFSAEELARTFLARIAELDPQLNSFISTTEELALRQAKAADARRAAGETGALLGAPLAHKDLFCTQGIRTSCGSKILDNFRAPYDATVVDKLAAAGTVTLGKLNMDEFAMGSSNESSYYGAVKNPWDLERVPGGSSGGSAAAVAARLLPAATGTDTGGSIRQPAAFTNLTGIKPTYGRVSRWGMIAYASSLDQGGPMARSAEDCALLLASMAGFDPKDSTSVDQPVDDYLAALAQPLAGLRIGLPKEYFSAGLDSRIAAKVLAVVEELKKLGATVKDISLPNTQHAIPAYYVIAPAEASSNLSRFDGVRFGYRCENPSNLEDLYKRSRGEGFGAEVKRRIMVGTYALSAGYYDAYYLKAQKIRRLIKNDFVAAFNEVDVILGPTTPNLAWKLGEKNNDPVAQYLEDIYTITANLAGIPGLSMPAGFVDGLPVGVQLLAPYFQEGRLLNVAHQYQQVTDWHQQAPTGF; encoded by the coding sequence ATGCATCATTTGACCCTGGCCGAGATCGCCCGTGGCCTCGCCGCCAAACAATTCTCCGCCGAAGAGCTGGCCCGCACCTTCCTGGCGCGCATCGCCGAGCTGGATCCGCAGCTGAACAGCTTCATCAGCACCACCGAAGAGCTGGCCTTGCGACAGGCCAAGGCCGCCGACGCTCGCCGCGCCGCGGGCGAAACCGGCGCCCTGCTCGGCGCACCACTGGCGCACAAGGATCTGTTCTGCACCCAAGGCATCCGCACCAGCTGTGGCTCGAAGATTCTCGACAACTTCCGCGCGCCGTATGACGCCACGGTGGTCGACAAACTCGCCGCCGCCGGCACCGTGACCCTCGGCAAGCTGAACATGGACGAGTTCGCCATGGGCTCGTCGAACGAGTCCAGCTACTACGGCGCGGTGAAGAACCCCTGGGATCTCGAGCGCGTGCCCGGCGGCTCCTCCGGCGGTTCGGCCGCTGCGGTGGCCGCGCGCCTACTGCCGGCCGCCACCGGTACCGACACCGGCGGCTCGATCCGCCAACCGGCCGCGTTCACCAACCTCACCGGGATCAAGCCGACCTACGGTCGCGTATCACGCTGGGGCATGATCGCCTACGCCTCGAGTCTCGACCAAGGCGGCCCGATGGCCCGCAGCGCGGAAGACTGCGCACTGCTGCTGGCCAGCATGGCCGGTTTCGATCCGAAGGATTCGACCAGCGTCGATCAGCCAGTAGACGACTATCTGGCGGCTCTGGCTCAGCCATTGGCTGGCCTGCGCATCGGCTTGCCGAAGGAGTACTTCAGCGCCGGTCTCGACAGCCGCATCGCCGCCAAGGTCCTGGCGGTCGTCGAAGAGCTGAAGAAGCTCGGCGCCACGGTCAAGGACATCAGCCTGCCAAATACCCAGCACGCGATTCCCGCCTATTACGTGATCGCGCCGGCCGAGGCCAGCTCCAACCTGTCACGTTTCGACGGGGTGCGCTTCGGCTACCGCTGCGAGAACCCGAGCAATCTCGAAGACCTGTACAAACGCTCGCGCGGCGAAGGCTTCGGTGCTGAGGTGAAGCGGCGCATCATGGTCGGCACCTACGCGCTGTCGGCCGGTTACTACGACGCCTATTACCTGAAGGCGCAGAAGATTCGCCGGCTGATCAAGAACGACTTCGTCGCCGCGTTTAACGAGGTCGATGTGATTCTCGGCCCAACCACGCCGAACCTGGCGTGGAAACTCGGCGAAAAGAACAACGACCCGGTCGCTCAGTACCTGGAAGACATCTACACCATCACCGCCAACCTCGCCGGCATCCCTGGCCTGTCGATGCCGGCCGGTTTCGTCGATGGTCTGCCGGTTGGCGTGCAGTTGCTCGCCCCGTACTTCCAGGAAGGTCGCCTGCTGAATGTCGCCCATCAGTACCAACAGGTGACTGACTGGCACCAACAGGCTCCAACGGGTTTCTGA
- the mreC gene encoding rod shape-determining protein MreC — protein sequence MLVVLSTALMVVDARLDLLKPVRSQMGLVLTPFYWLANLPVRAWDGVTEQFSSRSNLLAENEKLKAEGLLMQRRLQKLAALTEQNVRLRELLNSAALVDEKVLVGELIGVDPNPFTHRILIDKGSKDGVFLGQPVLDARGLMGQVVEVMPYTSRVLLLTDTTHSIPVQVNRNGLRAIASGTGNPERLELRHVADTADIKEGDLLVSSGLGQRFPSGYPVATVKEVIHDSGQPFAIVRAVPTAALNRSRYMLLVFTDARTPEQRATDSAKAQEKADQQGEQPQSLPTPAGAVSPAPAAPASSAPPASPTPALHPAAAPAPQPPASPSNREGAR from the coding sequence GTGCTGGTCGTGTTGTCGACCGCACTGATGGTGGTCGATGCGCGCCTCGATCTGCTCAAGCCGGTACGTAGCCAGATGGGACTGGTGCTGACGCCGTTCTACTGGCTGGCCAATTTGCCGGTGCGCGCCTGGGATGGCGTCACCGAGCAATTCAGCAGCCGCAGCAACCTGCTCGCCGAAAACGAGAAGCTCAAGGCCGAAGGGTTATTGATGCAGCGCCGCCTGCAGAAGCTCGCGGCGCTCACCGAGCAGAACGTGCGGTTGCGCGAACTGCTCAATTCCGCGGCGTTGGTTGACGAGAAAGTCCTGGTCGGTGAGCTGATCGGCGTCGATCCCAACCCGTTCACCCATCGCATTCTGATCGACAAGGGCAGCAAGGACGGGGTGTTCCTCGGCCAGCCGGTGCTCGACGCACGGGGCCTGATGGGCCAGGTGGTGGAAGTCATGCCCTATACCTCGCGGGTGCTGTTGCTCACCGATACCACCCACAGCATTCCGGTGCAGGTCAATCGTAACGGTCTGCGTGCCATCGCCAGTGGCACGGGCAACCCCGAGCGCCTGGAGTTGCGCCACGTCGCCGATACCGCGGATATCAAGGAAGGCGATCTGTTGGTCAGCTCCGGTCTGGGCCAGCGTTTTCCATCCGGGTATCCGGTGGCCACCGTCAAGGAAGTGATCCACGATTCCGGCCAGCCATTCGCCATCGTCCGGGCGGTGCCGACGGCCGCCCTGAATCGCAGCCGTTATATGTTGCTGGTGTTCACCGACGCGCGGACTCCCGAGCAGCGCGCCACCGACTCTGCCAAAGCACAGGAAAAAGCCGATCAGCAGGGCGAGCAGCCACAGAGCCTGCCAACGCCAGCGGGTGCGGTCAGTCCGGCACCGGCTGCTCCCGCGTCGTCTGCGCCTCCAGCGTCACCCACTCCTGCGCTCCACCCAGCCGCCGCACCCGCCCCGCAGCCCCCGGCCAGTCCGAGCAATCGCGAGGGAGCACGCTGA
- the mreB gene encoding rod shape-determining protein MreB, which produces MLKKLRGMFSSDLSIDLGTANTLIYVRERGIVLNEPSVVAIRTHGNQKSVVAVGTEAKRMLGRTPGNIAAIRPMKDGVIADFSVCEKMLQYFINKVHENSFLQPSPRVLICVPCKSTQVERRAIRESALGAGAREVFLIEEPMAAAIGAGLPVEEARGSMVVDIGGGTTEIALISLNGVVYAESVRVGGDRFDEAIITYVRRNYGSLIGESTAERIKQEIGTAYPGGEIREVDVRGRNLAEGVPRSFTLNSNEVLEALQESLATIVQAVKSALEQSPPELASDIAERGLVLTGGGALLRDLDKLLAQETGLPVIVAEDPLTCVARGGGKALEMMDRHTMDLLSSE; this is translated from the coding sequence ATGTTAAAAAAATTGCGTGGCATGTTTTCCAGTGATCTCTCCATCGACTTGGGCACTGCCAACACCCTGATTTATGTGCGTGAGCGCGGCATCGTTCTCAACGAGCCGTCGGTCGTCGCCATCCGTACTCATGGCAACCAGAAGAGCGTGGTCGCCGTCGGCACCGAAGCCAAACGCATGCTTGGCCGCACCCCGGGCAACATCGCCGCCATCCGCCCGATGAAGGACGGCGTGATCGCCGACTTCAGCGTCTGCGAAAAAATGCTCCAGTACTTCATCAACAAAGTGCATGAGAACAGCTTCCTGCAGCCGTCGCCGCGCGTGTTGATCTGCGTGCCGTGCAAATCGACCCAGGTTGAACGCCGTGCCATCCGTGAGTCGGCGCTGGGTGCCGGTGCTCGCGAAGTATTCCTGATTGAAGAGCCGATGGCCGCGGCCATCGGCGCCGGTCTGCCGGTTGAGGAGGCGCGCGGCTCGATGGTTGTCGACATCGGCGGCGGCACCACGGAAATCGCCCTGATTTCCCTGAACGGTGTGGTTTACGCCGAGTCCGTCCGGGTTGGTGGCGACCGTTTCGATGAAGCGATCATCACTTACGTGCGCCGCAACTACGGCAGCCTGATCGGCGAATCCACCGCCGAGCGCATCAAGCAGGAAATCGGCACCGCCTATCCGGGCGGCGAAATCCGCGAGGTCGACGTGCGTGGCCGTAATCTGGCCGAGGGCGTGCCGCGCAGCTTCACCCTCAACTCCAACGAAGTGCTCGAAGCGCTGCAGGAATCCCTGGCGACCATCGTTCAGGCGGTCAAGAGCGCCCTCGAGCAATCGCCGCCGGAGCTGGCTTCGGACATCGCCGAGCGCGGCCTGGTGCTGACCGGTGGCGGCGCGCTGTTGCGTGATCTGGACAAGCTGCTGGCCCAGGAAACTGGTCTGCCGGTGATTGTCGCCGAAGACCCGCTGACCTGCGTGGCGCGCGGCGGTGGCAAGGCGCTGGAAATGATGGACCGTCACACCATGGATCTGCTCTCCAGCGAATAA
- a CDS encoding YhdP family protein yields the protein MIRLAGVFGALLRWGLALCALLLILAALYVSLGRQLVPWVAEYRAEIETKAREATGLPLTIGSLEGSWRGFAPILYAHDVQVGEGDSLVRLDQVRVVPDLLASLLERTPRINSLEVEGLQLDLRQNGDGSWALEGLPARADQVPVDPQRWLAQLRQISRLSLIDSHFTVEPLNAAPISFTYVNLSLRSGSRQRLDGRLTLPDGQPVALNLRTKLNPKAWRESSAELYLSLPQSDWARWLPASLTHDWKIKQLQAGGQLWLNASAGQLQRGALRLRAPELVAGYAERQPVAVQNLALNGYFERNEQGFQLLLNSLAMSFGETRWGEAQIALTQYAVHGEEGEHWQLGADRLDLAPLLPVIKALAPLPEKAAAYLAGLNPHGSLRNVQLDYRPQAATPQRLQFASNLERVGIDAYEEIPGVQNVSGSIAGDLGQGELRMVSENFSLHLHHLFPKPWEYRQATARLGWQLDDAGFTLRSPYMRLLGDEGKIAGDMLLRLLRDPAAEDYMDLRVGLREGDARYTEKYLPTLAQGFNPALADWLKTAIRAGVVDEGYFQYQGSVNKGADATANSISLFFRTHDAELAFQPGWPELRGARGDVLIEDSGVRVQVAEGQLLDSRISDVSVEVPHTAPGQVAHLLIDGALQSSVKDALKILQGAPIGTAEIFAGWQGEGPLTGKLKLDIPLSHGPAPDVRVDFATENARLKLANPAIELNQLKGAFSFDTARGLSAPDIRALVFGRPVRAKATVGGARGHSVTRIQATGQAPLQSLTDWLAVSQPLPLSGTLPYSLDITLNGADSQLRIDSSLKGLAIDLPPPFGKAADEERATTWRMTLQGPERRYWLEYGQLASLAAAAPLGQLNAGRGELLLGGGTASLPGGSGLRVKGKLSELDWDAWQTLTKRYASGQNANAKQLLSGADLSIGKFQGFGSTLEAVKIQLVRGNASWAVTLGSSVATGRVVVPDSGVAPIAVNLERVRLPATKPKTSDTEPEGPDPLAAVDPRQIPALDIQIAQVLQGDSLLGAWALKIRPNPRGVAFNDLDLNLKGMQLNGAGGWEGTPGATTSWYKGRIKGGNLADVLKAWNFAPNVTSRDFRLDADGRWPGSPAYISLKRFSGTLDPNLRKGQFVEVEGSAQALRVFGLLNFNSIGRRLRLDFSDLLGKGLSYDRVEGLLVGSEGVYVTRQPITLTGPSSNLELDGTLDMANDQVNAKLLVTLPLSNNLPLAALIVGAPAIGGALFVVDKLLGNSVARFASVQYSVTGSWHAPKITFQKPFEKPR from the coding sequence ATGATACGCCTGGCCGGCGTGTTCGGTGCCTTGCTGCGCTGGGGCTTGGCCTTGTGCGCGTTGTTGCTGATTCTTGCCGCGCTGTACGTCAGCCTCGGCCGCCAGCTGGTGCCTTGGGTCGCCGAATATCGCGCCGAAATCGAAACCAAGGCGCGTGAGGCGACGGGTCTGCCACTGACCATCGGCAGTCTCGAGGGCAGCTGGCGGGGTTTTGCGCCGATTCTGTATGCCCATGACGTGCAGGTGGGCGAGGGCGATAGCCTGGTGCGCCTCGATCAGGTGCGCGTGGTGCCGGATCTGCTCGCTAGCCTGCTGGAGCGCACGCCGCGCATCAATTCGCTGGAAGTCGAAGGACTGCAGCTCGATCTGCGTCAGAACGGCGACGGCAGCTGGGCCCTGGAAGGGTTGCCGGCGCGCGCCGATCAAGTCCCGGTGGACCCACAACGCTGGCTCGCGCAATTACGGCAGATCAGCCGCTTGTCGTTGATCGACAGCCACTTCACCGTCGAGCCGCTGAACGCGGCGCCAATCAGTTTCACCTACGTCAATCTCAGCCTGCGTAGCGGCTCGCGGCAGCGCCTCGACGGCCGCCTGACGTTGCCGGATGGCCAGCCCGTGGCCCTCAATCTGCGCACCAAACTCAATCCCAAGGCCTGGCGCGAATCCAGCGCCGAGCTGTATCTGAGCCTGCCGCAAAGCGATTGGGCGCGCTGGTTGCCGGCGAGCCTGACGCACGACTGGAAAATCAAACAACTGCAGGCCGGAGGCCAACTCTGGCTTAACGCCTCTGCCGGCCAACTACAGCGCGGCGCGCTGCGGCTGCGTGCGCCAGAGCTGGTGGCCGGCTATGCCGAGCGCCAGCCGGTGGCCGTGCAGAACCTGGCGTTGAATGGTTATTTCGAGCGCAACGAACAGGGCTTTCAGCTGCTGCTCAACTCCTTGGCGATGAGTTTCGGCGAGACACGTTGGGGCGAGGCGCAGATCGCTCTGACTCAATATGCCGTCCATGGCGAGGAAGGTGAGCACTGGCAACTGGGTGCCGATCGACTCGACCTGGCGCCGCTGTTGCCGGTGATCAAGGCCCTGGCGCCACTGCCGGAAAAGGCAGCAGCGTATCTGGCCGGATTGAACCCGCACGGCAGTCTGCGCAATGTGCAACTCGACTATCGGCCACAGGCTGCGACACCGCAGCGCCTGCAGTTTGCGAGCAATCTCGAAAGAGTCGGTATCGACGCCTACGAAGAAATTCCCGGCGTGCAAAATGTCAGCGGCAGCATCGCCGGTGACCTCGGCCAAGGCGAGTTGCGCATGGTCAGCGAGAATTTCAGTCTGCATCTACACCATCTGTTTCCCAAGCCCTGGGAGTATCGGCAGGCCACCGCGCGTCTGGGCTGGCAGCTGGATGATGCCGGCTTCACCCTGCGCAGCCCGTACATGCGTCTGCTGGGTGATGAAGGCAAAATCGCCGGCGACATGCTCCTGCGGCTGCTGCGTGACCCGGCTGCCGAGGACTACATGGACCTACGCGTCGGCCTACGCGAGGGCGATGCGCGCTATACGGAGAAATATCTGCCGACCCTGGCGCAGGGTTTCAACCCGGCGCTGGCCGACTGGTTGAAAACCGCGATCCGCGCTGGGGTGGTCGATGAAGGTTATTTCCAGTACCAGGGCTCGGTGAACAAGGGCGCCGACGCGACCGCGAACAGCATCAGCCTGTTCTTCCGCACCCACGATGCCGAACTGGCTTTCCAGCCGGGTTGGCCGGAGCTGCGCGGGGCGCGCGGCGATGTGCTGATCGAAGACAGCGGCGTGCGCGTGCAGGTGGCTGAAGGGCAATTGCTCGACAGCCGGATCAGTGATGTCAGCGTCGAGGTGCCGCATACCGCGCCGGGTCAGGTGGCGCATCTGCTGATCGACGGGGCCCTGCAAAGCAGCGTGAAGGACGCCCTGAAGATTCTCCAGGGCGCGCCAATCGGTACCGCCGAGATATTCGCCGGCTGGCAGGGCGAGGGACCGCTGACCGGTAAACTCAAGCTGGATATTCCGCTCAGCCACGGACCCGCGCCGGATGTACGGGTGGATTTCGCTACCGAGAATGCGCGACTGAAGCTGGCTAACCCGGCCATTGAACTGAACCAGCTGAAAGGTGCGTTCAGCTTCGATACCGCGCGGGGTCTCAGTGCGCCGGATATCCGCGCCCTGGTGTTTGGCCGGCCGGTGCGTGCCAAGGCGACCGTCGGGGGGGCGCGCGGACACAGCGTGACGCGTATCCAGGCCACCGGCCAAGCGCCGTTGCAAAGCCTCACTGACTGGTTGGCAGTCAGCCAGCCGCTGCCGCTGTCGGGCACCCTGCCATACAGCCTCGATATCACCTTGAACGGTGCCGACAGCCAGTTGCGCATCGATTCGTCACTCAAGGGCCTGGCCATCGACCTGCCGCCGCCCTTCGGCAAAGCCGCCGATGAGGAGCGCGCCACCACCTGGCGCATGACCCTGCAAGGACCGGAGCGCCGTTACTGGCTGGAGTATGGCCAGCTCGCCAGCCTGGCCGCGGCCGCTCCCCTTGGGCAGTTGAATGCCGGTCGCGGCGAGCTACTGCTGGGTGGCGGCACCGCCAGTTTGCCGGGTGGCAGCGGCTTACGCGTCAAAGGCAAACTCAGTGAACTGGATTGGGACGCCTGGCAAACACTGACCAAGCGCTATGCCAGCGGGCAGAACGCCAACGCCAAGCAATTGTTGAGCGGCGCCGACCTGAGCATCGGTAAGTTCCAGGGATTCGGCAGTACCCTGGAAGCCGTCAAGATTCAATTGGTCCGCGGCAATGCCAGTTGGGCGGTGACCCTCGGCAGCAGTGTCGCCACCGGCCGGGTGGTGGTGCCAGACTCCGGCGTCGCACCAATCGCGGTCAATCTCGAGCGCGTGCGTCTGCCAGCGACCAAGCCAAAAACCAGCGATACCGAGCCGGAAGGGCCGGATCCGCTGGCGGCGGTGGATCCGCGGCAGATTCCGGCGCTGGATATCCAGATCGCCCAGGTCTTGCAGGGCGACAGCCTGCTCGGTGCCTGGGCATTGAAGATTCGCCCGAACCCGCGCGGCGTGGCGTTCAACGATCTCGACCTGAACCTCAAGGGCATGCAGCTCAATGGTGCCGGTGGCTGGGAAGGTACACCGGGTGCGACCACCAGTTGGTACAAGGGACGGATCAAGGGCGGCAATCTGGCCGACGTGCTGAAGGCCTGGAATTTCGCGCCCAACGTCACCAGCCGGGATTTTCGTCTGGATGCCGACGGGCGCTGGCCCGGCTCGCCGGCCTATATCAGCCTCAAGCGTTTTTCCGGCACCCTCGACCCGAATCTGCGCAAGGGCCAGTTTGTCGAGGTGGAAGGCAGTGCCCAGGCGCTGCGGGTGTTTGGCCTGCTCAATTTCAACTCGATCGGCCGTCGATTGCGTCTGGACTTTTCCGACCTGCTCGGCAAAGGCCTGAGCTATGACCGGGTCGAGGGC
- the mreD gene encoding rod shape-determining protein MreD produces the protein MATQGPRNGWVIWLSLALSLLLSVSPLPHFMEIGRPLWVALFLIYWVLYLPHRVGMTTAWLLGLAEDVLYGSLFGQNALILTLITFLVLSLHQRLRMFPMWQQSLVLLVVLGIAQLVQLWLNALTGNRPPTLSFVLPALVSALLWPWVGAILRGIHQRLNVN, from the coding sequence ATGGCTACCCAGGGTCCTCGTAATGGTTGGGTGATCTGGCTGAGCCTGGCGCTGTCCTTGCTGCTCAGCGTCTCGCCGCTGCCGCATTTCATGGAGATCGGCCGACCGTTGTGGGTCGCCCTGTTCCTGATTTATTGGGTGCTGTATCTGCCGCACCGGGTGGGCATGACCACCGCCTGGTTGTTGGGTTTGGCCGAGGATGTGTTGTACGGCAGCCTGTTTGGCCAGAATGCGCTGATCCTGACCTTGATCACCTTCCTGGTGTTGAGCCTGCATCAACGCCTGCGCATGTTCCCCATGTGGCAGCAAAGCTTGGTGCTGCTGGTCGTGCTCGGCATCGCCCAGCTCGTGCAACTGTGGCTGAACGCGCTGACCGGTAATCGTCCGCCGACCTTGTCCTTCGTGCTGCCGGCGCTGGTTAGCGCGCTACTCTGGCCGTGGGTCGGGGCGATTCTGCGTGGTATCCATCAGCGCCTGAACGTCAATTGA
- the gatC gene encoding Asp-tRNA(Asn)/Glu-tRNA(Gln) amidotransferase subunit GatC, giving the protein MALERSEVEKIAHLARLGLNEAEIPRTTETLNNILGLVDQMQAVNTDGIEPLAHPLEATQRLRADQVTERNQRDAYQAIAPAVEDGLYLVPKVIE; this is encoded by the coding sequence ATGGCGCTTGAACGCTCCGAAGTGGAAAAAATCGCTCATCTGGCCCGATTGGGTCTGAACGAGGCGGAAATTCCACGCACCACCGAAACCCTCAACAACATCCTCGGTTTGGTCGACCAGATGCAAGCGGTGAATACCGATGGCATCGAGCCACTGGCCCACCCGCTGGAGGCGACCCAGCGCCTGCGCGCCGATCAGGTCACCGAACGCAATCAGCGCGACGCCTACCAGGCCATCGCCCCGGCCGTGGAAGACGGCTTGTACCTTGTGCCGAAAGTCATCGAATAA
- a CDS encoding nucleoside triphosphate pyrophosphatase, producing the protein MAMLYLASGSPRRRELLAQIGVPFVALSVDIDESHCPGESPESYVERLARAKAAAGLAGVPASTAAVVLGADTAVVLDGQILGKPRDRAEALATLQALSGREHLVLTAVALIDAQRCEARVVSSRVHFRSLNASEIEQYWATGEPQDKAGSYGIQGLAAVFVSALHGSYSAVVGLPLCETAELLAEFGIPCWQKGIPHE; encoded by the coding sequence ATGGCCATGCTTTATCTGGCCTCGGGGTCGCCGCGCCGGCGCGAGTTGCTGGCTCAGATTGGCGTGCCCTTCGTTGCGCTGAGCGTCGACATCGATGAGAGCCACTGCCCGGGTGAGTCGCCCGAAAGCTACGTAGAGCGCCTGGCGCGTGCCAAGGCGGCTGCCGGTCTGGCAGGCGTGCCGGCGAGCACGGCCGCGGTGGTGCTCGGCGCCGATACGGCAGTGGTGCTTGATGGACAGATACTCGGTAAGCCGCGCGACCGTGCCGAGGCGCTGGCTACGCTGCAGGCGTTGTCCGGCCGTGAGCATCTGGTGCTGACCGCCGTCGCGCTGATCGATGCGCAGCGCTGCGAGGCGCGCGTGGTCAGTAGCCGGGTCCATTTCCGTTCTCTCAACGCCAGCGAAATCGAGCAATATTGGGCCACTGGCGAGCCGCAGGACAAAGCGGGCAGCTATGGTATTCAAGGGCTGGCGGCCGTATTCGTCAGCGCCTTGCACGGCAGCTATTCGGCGGTGGTCGGTCTGCCGTTGTGCGAGACTGCGGAATTACTGGCCGAATTCGGCATTCCATGTTGGCAGAAAGGGATTCCGCATGAGTGA
- the rng gene encoding ribonuclease G, which produces MSEEILINITPMESRVAVVENGVLQEVHVERTQRRGIVGNIYKGKVVRVLPGMQAAFIDIGLDRAAFIHASEISTREGSGTETISALVHEGQSLVVQVTKDPIGSKGARLTTQLSIPSRYLVYMPRTSHVGISLRIEDEKERERLKQVVADCVAIEGIQDSGGFILRTAADGAGSEEILADIRYLRRLWEQIATQIKTAPTPSVIYEDLSLALRALRDLVSLRTEKLRIDSRETFQKVTQFVIELMPEVANRLEHYPGERPIFDLYGVEDEIQRALDRKVPLKSGGYLIIDPAEAMTTIDVNTGAFVGHRTLEETIFKTNLEAATAIARQLRLRNLGGIIIIDFIDMEDEEHQRQVLRTLEKQLERDHAKTNIIGITELGLVQMTRKRTRESLEQILCEPCSCCQGRGKLKTPETICYEIFREILREARAYQAEGYRVLANQKVVDRLLDEESGNVADLEAFIGRTIKFQVESMYSQEQYDVVLL; this is translated from the coding sequence ATGAGTGAAGAGATTCTGATCAACATCACGCCGATGGAATCGCGCGTGGCAGTGGTTGAGAACGGCGTCCTGCAAGAGGTGCACGTCGAGCGCACCCAGCGCCGCGGCATCGTCGGCAACATCTATAAAGGCAAGGTGGTGCGCGTGCTGCCGGGCATGCAGGCGGCGTTCATTGATATCGGTCTGGATCGCGCGGCCTTTATCCATGCCTCGGAGATTTCCACCCGCGAAGGCAGTGGCACGGAAACCATCAGTGCCCTGGTCCATGAAGGGCAAAGCTTGGTCGTCCAGGTGACCAAGGACCCGATTGGCAGCAAAGGCGCACGGCTGACCACGCAGCTGTCGATCCCCTCGCGCTATCTGGTGTACATGCCGCGCACCAGCCACGTCGGGATTTCCCTGCGCATCGAAGACGAAAAAGAGCGCGAACGCCTCAAGCAGGTGGTCGCCGATTGCGTGGCGATCGAAGGCATTCAGGACAGCGGCGGCTTTATCCTGCGCACTGCGGCCGATGGCGCCGGCAGCGAGGAAATCCTTGCCGACATCCGCTACCTGCGTCGCCTGTGGGAGCAGATCGCCACGCAGATCAAGACTGCGCCGACCCCCTCGGTGATCTATGAAGACCTCAGCCTGGCCTTGCGGGCGTTGCGTGATCTGGTCAGCCTGCGCACGGAAAAACTGCGCATCGATTCGCGCGAGACGTTCCAGAAGGTCACCCAGTTCGTCATCGAGCTGATGCCGGAAGTGGCCAACCGCCTCGAGCATTACCCGGGCGAGCGACCGATTTTCGATCTGTACGGGGTCGAGGATGAGATCCAGCGTGCGCTGGACCGCAAGGTGCCGCTGAAATCCGGTGGTTACCTGATCATCGACCCGGCCGAGGCGATGACCACCATTGACGTGAATACCGGCGCCTTCGTCGGTCATCGCACCCTCGAAGAAACCATCTTCAAGACCAATCTCGAGGCGGCCACCGCCATTGCCCGCCAGCTACGCCTGCGCAATCTCGGCGGGATCATCATCATCGACTTCATCGACATGGAAGACGAGGAGCATCAGCGCCAGGTGCTGCGCACCCTGGAAAAGCAGCTCGAACGCGACCATGCGAAGACCAACATCATCGGCATCACCGAGCTGGGTCTGGTGCAGATGACCCGCAAGCGCACCCGTGAAAGCCTCGAGCAGATCCTTTGCGAGCCGTGCAGCTGCTGTCAGGGCCGCGGCAAGCTGAAGACCCCGGAAACCATCTGCTACGAAATTTTTCGCGAGATTCTCCGCGAGGCGCGCGCCTATCAGGCCGAGGGCTATCGGGTGCTGGCCAATCAGAAGGTGGTCGATCGCCTACTGGATGAAGAGTCGGGCAACGTCGCCGATCTCGAGGCGTTCATCGGCCGCACCATCAAGTTTCAGGTCGAAAGCATGTACTCCCAGGAGCAATACGATGTGGTGCTGCTCTGA